From one Sulfurimonas sp. HSL-3221 genomic stretch:
- the fabD gene encoding ACP S-malonyltransferase translates to MSQKIAMVFPGQGSQSVGMGKAFYEASDYAKEMVEKASDRIGVDFKALMFEENEKLDQTAYTQPAILLVSMMAYKLFQEARPTAPTLLLGHSLGEVSAVCASGAIDYLDAVELVHKRGQLMQGACEGVEAGMMVIVGLDDAAVETICTDARNKENKQVWPANYNQDGQLVVAGLKPDLQSLEATFKEAGAKRALLLNMSVASHCPLLSAAQDPLRAELEKVLHDPFDAPIISNVTAKPYHTKQQAVELLSEQLIYPVRYKQSVAAISPDVDLAIEFGNGKVLAGLNRRIAKEMQTLNVFDMDSLQATLDALS, encoded by the coding sequence AAATCGCGATGGTGTTCCCGGGACAGGGGAGCCAGAGTGTCGGTATGGGCAAGGCGTTCTACGAGGCGTCGGATTATGCAAAAGAGATGGTCGAGAAGGCCAGCGACCGTATTGGGGTCGATTTCAAAGCGTTGATGTTCGAGGAGAATGAGAAACTCGATCAGACGGCCTATACCCAGCCGGCGATTCTGCTGGTGTCGATGATGGCTTATAAGCTCTTTCAGGAAGCGCGTCCGACGGCGCCGACACTGCTGCTGGGGCACTCCCTCGGCGAAGTGTCCGCCGTCTGCGCGAGCGGGGCGATCGATTACCTCGACGCCGTCGAGCTGGTGCACAAGCGCGGCCAGCTGATGCAGGGTGCGTGCGAAGGCGTCGAGGCGGGGATGATGGTCATCGTCGGTCTTGACGACGCGGCGGTCGAGACGATCTGTACCGATGCGCGCAACAAAGAGAACAAGCAGGTCTGGCCTGCGAACTACAACCAGGACGGCCAGCTGGTCGTTGCCGGTCTCAAACCTGACCTTCAGAGCCTGGAAGCCACCTTCAAAGAAGCCGGCGCGAAACGTGCGCTGCTGCTGAACATGTCGGTCGCCAGCCACTGCCCGCTGCTCTCCGCCGCACAGGATCCGCTGCGTGCCGAGCTGGAGAAAGTACTGCACGACCCCTTCGATGCGCCGATCATCTCCAACGTCACGGCCAAGCCGTACCACACGAAGCAGCAGGCGGTCGAGCTGCTCAGCGAACAGCTGATCTACCCGGTGCGCTACAAACAGTCCGTCGCCGCGATCTCCCCGGACGTCGACCTCGCCATCGAGTTCGGCAACGGCAAGGTCCTTGCGGGTCTTAACCGCCGTATCGCCAAAGAGATGCAGACCCTCAACGTCTTCGACATGGATTCGCTCCAGGCTACCCTCGACGCATTGTCATGA
- a CDS encoding nitrilase-related carbon-nitrogen hydrolase, with protein MTVTLVQNAPRLNRTNLEACEALAAAYSGRNDVIVFPELALNGYLLQDKVYEDAWMLPELEPLAKASLACDIVVGAALKENGRTYNTACYFSGGELRHVHRKLHLPNYGMFEEARYFFRGERIEAFETTFGRSVMLVCEDLWRAQTMADVAALKPEFVYVIANSPARGFEEEGLAIEGQWDALLKSLAQLSNAYVIFVNRVGFEDGLGFWGGSRVITPRGEAEETLPLFDEAVISVTPDHRLHDVEKWLAKID; from the coding sequence ATGACCGTCACACTCGTCCAGAATGCACCCCGGCTGAACCGTACGAACCTCGAGGCGTGCGAAGCGCTGGCGGCTGCCTATTCCGGACGCAACGACGTCATCGTCTTCCCGGAACTGGCGCTCAACGGCTACCTGCTTCAGGACAAGGTCTATGAGGACGCCTGGATGCTGCCGGAACTGGAACCCCTGGCCAAAGCGAGTCTCGCCTGTGATATCGTCGTCGGGGCGGCCCTCAAAGAGAACGGTCGGACTTACAACACCGCGTGCTATTTCAGCGGCGGCGAACTGCGTCATGTCCACCGAAAACTGCACCTGCCCAATTACGGTATGTTCGAAGAGGCGCGCTACTTCTTCAGAGGGGAGCGCATCGAGGCGTTCGAAACGACATTCGGCCGGAGCGTCATGCTTGTCTGCGAGGATCTCTGGCGTGCCCAGACAATGGCCGACGTCGCGGCGCTCAAACCGGAATTCGTCTACGTGATCGCCAACTCACCGGCACGGGGTTTCGAGGAGGAGGGGCTGGCCATAGAGGGGCAGTGGGACGCGCTGCTCAAATCCCTCGCGCAGCTCTCCAACGCCTACGTCATTTTCGTCAACCGCGTCGGTTTCGAGGACGGTCTGGGCTTCTGGGGCGGCAGCCGTGTCATAACGCCGCGCGGCGAAGCGGAAGAGACGCTGCCGCTTTTTGACGAAGCCGTGATCAGCGTAACCCCGGACCACCGTCTGCACGACGTCGAGAAGTGGCTCGCGAAGATCGACTGA
- a CDS encoding YaiI/YqxD family protein, producing MTIYVDGDAFPNLLKPIVVRAVERVKLPLVLVSNKPVRLGDSSLIETVIVEAGADAADDRIVELLSPGDLVITADIPLADRVLAKAAHAIDHRGERYTADNIKQYLAMRNLMETIRDSGVVTGGPKPFGPKDAHAFANALHRFLTEHGMA from the coding sequence GTGACCATTTACGTCGACGGAGACGCCTTTCCCAACCTTCTCAAACCCATCGTGGTGCGCGCCGTCGAACGGGTGAAACTGCCCCTGGTGCTTGTGTCGAACAAACCCGTCCGGCTGGGAGACTCTTCCTTGATAGAAACGGTCATCGTGGAGGCAGGGGCCGACGCCGCCGATGACAGGATCGTTGAGCTGCTCTCCCCCGGCGACCTCGTCATCACGGCAGATATCCCTCTGGCCGACCGGGTCCTCGCCAAGGCCGCCCATGCCATCGACCACCGCGGGGAGCGCTACACCGCAGACAATATCAAGCAGTACCTTGCAATGCGCAACCTGATGGAGACGATCCGTGACAGCGGTGTCGTCACCGGAGGACCGAAGCCTTTCGGTCCCAAAGACGCCCACGCTTTCGCCAATGCCCTGCACCGGTTTCTGACCGAACACGGCATGGCGTAG
- the dbpA gene encoding ATP-dependent RNA helicase DbpA — MTSKPFTTLPLPAALQQNLDALGYRRMTPVQEQSLPALLEGKDAIVRAQTGSGKTLAFGIGTIMKLAENESDVQGLILCPTRELAEQVAGELRRLSRHRPNIKILTLCGGVPLAPQRDSLQYGAHIVVGTPGRILDHLGKKTLSLSKVHTLVLDEADRMLDLGFHDAIMQIASHLTSSRQSLLFSATFPETIAAIASALLRDPVTVEIDNSASEVTLTQHFFKVKGEKIGTLLRLLGHYSPDSAVVFCNTKAGCDALAQALAGQGYDAPVLHGDLRQGERTEVLTRFALGGIRLLIATDVAARGLDIKELGAVINFDLPEKPETYLHRVGRTARAGSTGVALTLFTPKQQPAAERLAAAGETPFAPEDASGFPPADPAHFFPAFAVLRIDGGRKQKLRPGDLLGALCASGGIDGKAVGNIAVHDTLAYVAVEQGVADTALQQLNRGKIKGKKFRVRIAQ; from the coding sequence GTGACCTCCAAGCCTTTCACCACTCTTCCCCTGCCCGCAGCACTGCAGCAGAACCTCGATGCCCTCGGCTACCGCCGCATGACCCCCGTGCAGGAACAAAGCCTTCCTGCACTGCTCGAAGGCAAAGACGCCATCGTCCGCGCGCAGACCGGCAGCGGCAAGACCCTGGCCTTCGGGATCGGCACGATCATGAAGCTCGCAGAGAACGAATCGGATGTTCAGGGACTTATCCTCTGTCCGACGCGTGAGCTGGCTGAACAGGTGGCCGGGGAGCTGCGACGCCTCTCCCGCCACCGGCCGAACATCAAGATTCTGACACTCTGCGGCGGGGTGCCGCTGGCACCGCAGCGCGACTCGCTACAGTACGGAGCGCACATCGTCGTGGGCACCCCGGGGCGGATCCTCGATCACCTGGGGAAAAAGACGCTTTCGCTCTCGAAGGTGCATACCCTGGTACTCGACGAGGCCGACAGGATGCTGGACCTGGGCTTTCACGACGCCATTATGCAGATCGCCTCGCACCTGACGTCTTCCCGCCAGAGCCTGCTCTTTTCGGCCACTTTCCCCGAGACGATCGCCGCCATCGCTTCCGCGCTGCTGCGCGATCCTGTGACTGTGGAGATCGATAATAGCGCTTCCGAGGTGACGCTTACACAGCACTTTTTCAAGGTAAAAGGGGAGAAAATTGGGACGCTCCTGCGTCTCCTCGGTCATTACAGCCCCGACTCCGCCGTCGTTTTCTGCAATACGAAGGCGGGCTGCGATGCGTTGGCGCAGGCCCTCGCCGGGCAGGGCTACGACGCGCCCGTCCTGCACGGCGACCTACGCCAGGGTGAACGCACCGAAGTGCTGACGCGTTTCGCCCTGGGCGGCATACGGCTGCTCATCGCGACGGACGTCGCCGCACGTGGGCTCGATATCAAGGAGCTGGGTGCCGTCATCAATTTCGACCTGCCCGAAAAACCTGAAACCTACCTCCACCGCGTCGGCCGCACGGCCCGGGCTGGGAGTACCGGCGTCGCCCTGACGCTCTTTACCCCCAAGCAGCAGCCGGCCGCCGAACGCCTTGCTGCCGCCGGCGAGACGCCCTTCGCCCCCGAAGACGCCTCCGGCTTCCCGCCGGCAGACCCCGCGCATTTTTTCCCTGCTTTCGCCGTCCTGCGGATCGACGGCGGGCGTAAACAGAAGCTGCGGCCCGGCGACCTACTCGGTGCCCTCTGTGCTTCCGGCGGCATCGACGGCAAAGCGGTGGGCAACATCGCCGTCCATGATACCCTCGCCTATGTCGCTGTCGAGCAGGGCGTCGCCGACACCGCCCTGCAGCAGCTGAACCGCGGCAAGATCAAGGGCAAAAAGTTCCGCGTCAGGATCGCGCAGTGA
- a CDS encoding 5'-methylthioadenosine/adenosylhomocysteine nucleosidase, giving the protein MMKIAIMGAMVEEVEPFLDAGEHEPLLKYFKKHNDVEYAGNLYHEARFKGLDIVLGYSKIGKVNAALTAATMLEKFGCEMLLFTGVAGAVNPELKIGDLIAATQLCQHDLDITAFGHPHGFVPEGKVYVEPSRELLHMARSVAEEKGIELKGGIIATGDQFIADTERKAWIEKTFEADAIEMEGAAVAVVCDAMQVPFFVLRAISDAADMDATFDFDEFLKHSSQVSSSFVMGMLEKIAAAHGQ; this is encoded by the coding sequence ATGATGAAAATTGCCATTATGGGGGCCATGGTCGAAGAGGTGGAGCCGTTCCTCGACGCCGGGGAGCACGAGCCGCTGCTCAAATACTTCAAGAAGCACAACGACGTCGAGTATGCCGGCAACCTCTACCACGAAGCCCGTTTCAAAGGGCTTGATATCGTGCTGGGCTACAGCAAAATTGGAAAGGTGAACGCGGCCCTGACCGCCGCGACAATGCTGGAGAAGTTCGGCTGCGAGATGCTGCTCTTCACCGGGGTGGCGGGTGCGGTGAACCCTGAACTGAAAATCGGCGATCTGATCGCTGCGACGCAACTGTGCCAGCATGACCTTGACATCACGGCGTTCGGTCACCCGCACGGGTTTGTGCCCGAAGGCAAGGTCTACGTTGAACCGTCCCGTGAGCTTCTGCATATGGCCAGAAGCGTGGCCGAGGAGAAGGGGATCGAACTCAAAGGGGGGATCATCGCGACCGGCGACCAGTTCATCGCGGACACGGAGCGTAAAGCGTGGATTGAGAAGACGTTCGAGGCGGACGCCATCGAAATGGAGGGGGCGGCCGTTGCCGTCGTCTGCGATGCGATGCAGGTTCCCTTCTTCGTGCTGCGCGCAATCAGCGATGCCGCCGACATGGACGCGACGTTCGATTTCGACGAATTTCTGAAGCACTCATCACAGGTCAGCAGCAGTTTCGTCATGGGGATGCTGGAGAAGATCGCCGCCGCCCATGGTCAGTAA
- a CDS encoding ATP-binding protein, whose product MVSKKIMRQLGRTNAAFNLVEEGDRILVGLSGGKDSLTLVHAMKEQQRRAPFNFEIIAVTVAYGMGEDFSALIEHCRAHGIEHHIHDTNIYDTAKEKIRKNSSYCSFFSRMRRGSLYSAAEKFGCNKVALGHHLDDAAESFFMNLIYNGHLRSLAPKYRADNGLIVIRPLIQMRERQLAAAAHDNDWPTIGDEACPSMRFDVKMPYARAEMKTMLSEMEGKYPDLFTSINAAFGHISDDSFFDPERFAL is encoded by the coding sequence ATGGTCAGTAAAAAAATCATGCGGCAGCTCGGCCGCACCAACGCCGCGTTCAACCTGGTCGAGGAGGGGGACCGCATCCTCGTCGGCCTCTCAGGGGGAAAAGACTCCCTGACCCTCGTGCATGCCATGAAAGAGCAGCAGCGCCGCGCCCCTTTCAACTTCGAGATAATCGCCGTAACCGTTGCTTATGGCATGGGGGAGGATTTTTCCGCGCTGATCGAACACTGCCGGGCCCACGGCATCGAGCATCACATCCACGATACGAACATCTACGACACGGCCAAAGAGAAGATCCGCAAAAACTCCTCGTACTGCAGTTTTTTCTCGCGGATGCGCCGCGGGTCGCTCTACAGCGCCGCAGAGAAGTTCGGCTGCAACAAGGTGGCCCTGGGGCACCACCTCGATGACGCGGCCGAAAGCTTTTTTATGAACCTGATCTACAACGGGCACCTGCGTTCACTCGCCCCGAAGTACCGGGCGGACAACGGCCTCATCGTCATCCGCCCCTTGATCCAGATGCGCGAACGCCAGCTCGCGGCCGCCGCGCACGACAACGACTGGCCGACCATCGGCGACGAGGCGTGCCCCTCCATGCGCTTCGACGTCAAAATGCCCTACGCACGCGCCGAGATGAAGACGATGCTCTCGGAGATGGAGGGGAAATACCCCGACCTCTTCACATCGATCAACGCGGCCTTCGGCCATATCTCCGACGACAGCTTTTTCGACCCGGAGCGTTTCGCGCTTTAG
- a CDS encoding DUF2062 domain-containing protein encodes MIRRFFKRSRFNDKYADVITKYKIPRAFLSVNRHAVAKGVLVGLFIAFIPMPAQMVAIVLLQPLFRFNLPLSIALVWITNPATMPFIYYVEYKTGGFLLGMHDLPHVAVSLEWFEAHFEEIVAPLYTGALFYSTLFAVSGYYLVQRLWIVSVHRHRARKHS; translated from the coding sequence ATGATCCGACGGTTTTTCAAACGCAGCCGCTTCAATGATAAGTATGCCGACGTCATTACGAAGTACAAGATACCCCGCGCCTTTTTAAGCGTGAACAGACATGCAGTTGCAAAAGGCGTTCTTGTCGGCCTCTTTATCGCCTTTATCCCGATGCCCGCCCAGATGGTCGCCATCGTACTGCTGCAGCCGCTTTTCCGCTTCAACCTGCCGCTCTCTATCGCCCTGGTCTGGATCACCAACCCGGCGACGATGCCCTTTATCTACTATGTCGAGTATAAAACCGGCGGCTTCCTGCTGGGCATGCACGATCTGCCCCACGTCGCCGTCAGCCTGGAGTGGTTCGAAGCGCATTTCGAGGAGATCGTCGCGCCGCTCTATACGGGGGCTCTCTTCTACTCCACCCTCTTTGCGGTGTCGGGCTACTACCTGGTCCAGCGCCTCTGGATCGTCTCCGTGCATCGGCACCGTGCCCGAAAGCACTCCTAA
- a CDS encoding rhodanese-like domain-containing protein, producing the protein MSSLNVYPDKELLENSDMVVVDIRTEMEWMQTGVVPGCKTVTFFQMDGSYDAEGFMKAMDELGGKEKEIGFICRTGSRTAQVAMFMKQQGYNVKNLAGGVMKLMSEGYELVPYKG; encoded by the coding sequence ATGTCAAGTCTTAACGTATATCCGGACAAAGAGCTGCTGGAAAACTCCGATATGGTCGTCGTCGATATCCGCACCGAGATGGAGTGGATGCAAACGGGCGTCGTTCCGGGATGTAAAACGGTCACCTTTTTCCAGATGGATGGCAGCTACGATGCGGAAGGCTTTATGAAGGCGATGGACGAACTCGGCGGCAAAGAGAAAGAGATCGGCTTCATCTGCCGCACCGGTTCCCGTACGGCGCAGGTCGCCATGTTCATGAAGCAGCAGGGCTACAACGTCAAGAACCTCGCCGGCGGCGTCATGAAGCTGATGAGCGAGGGATACGAGCTCGTTCCCTACAAGGGCTGA
- a CDS encoding ChaN family lipoprotein, producing the protein MQYFRALFLAVFFILFSGCSHPQATLQHTLPKPCGVYDMKQAACIGDAELTARLSPYRVLFVGDHHASEAMHRRFAGVLSRLGENGRRLLLANEWFTPEDDDLLSRYARGTYDGNFTAEIGWKTKAGYPFSLYEPIYKSIVEAGGTLYGINMDKPFQKAVSDGNLSAMSEDEQAFFKHLDLNLSAHKAMLAPFFAHCHAKQEGEDAQQCRERMYRVQVAWDSYMGEQSAGLAATRLQAPEDLLVVFAGAFHIAYGLGISARFARRSAEPYATILPVPAGSTEADVGEADYLLFYTPDAPPKETE; encoded by the coding sequence ATGCAATATTTCAGGGCACTTTTCCTCGCCGTTTTTTTCATACTCTTTTCGGGCTGCTCCCACCCCCAGGCCACATTGCAGCACACGCTGCCGAAGCCGTGCGGCGTTTACGATATGAAACAGGCCGCCTGTATCGGCGATGCGGAACTGACGGCACGCCTCTCGCCCTACCGGGTGCTCTTTGTCGGGGACCATCACGCCAGCGAAGCGATGCACAGACGTTTTGCCGGCGTGTTGAGCCGCCTGGGCGAAAACGGGCGCCGTCTCCTGCTGGCCAACGAATGGTTCACCCCGGAGGATGACGACCTCCTATCACGCTACGCGCGCGGTACATATGACGGAAACTTCACCGCCGAGATCGGCTGGAAAACGAAAGCGGGCTACCCCTTTTCATTGTACGAGCCCATCTATAAAAGCATCGTGGAAGCGGGGGGGACGCTCTACGGTATCAATATGGACAAGCCCTTTCAAAAAGCTGTCTCGGACGGTAATCTCAGCGCCATGTCCGAGGATGAACAAGCGTTCTTCAAGCATCTCGATCTAAACTTGAGTGCGCACAAGGCGATGTTGGCGCCCTTTTTCGCCCATTGCCACGCGAAGCAGGAGGGTGAGGACGCACAGCAGTGCCGGGAACGGATGTACCGGGTGCAGGTGGCGTGGGACAGCTATATGGGAGAGCAGAGTGCAGGGCTCGCCGCCACACGCCTGCAGGCCCCGGAAGATCTGCTTGTTGTCTTTGCCGGGGCGTTCCATATAGCCTACGGCCTGGGGATCAGCGCCCGCTTTGCCCGCCGCAGCGCCGAGCCTTACGCGACGATCCTCCCCGTACCCGCGGGCAGCACCGAAGCCGACGTCGGCGAAGCGGATTACCTGCTGTTCTATACACCCGACGCACCTCCCAAGGAGACAGAATGA
- a CDS encoding MFS transporter: MTHESKRIYGWALYDWANSAYATTVMAGFFPLFFKAFYSADTDATLSTAQLGVANAVSSIIVVLLAPLLGAIADAGGIRKRFLLLFAFLGILMSAALALVGKGQWELAAFIYVLGNIGFMGSNIFYDAFLPSVTSEERFDKVSGLGYALGYLGGGILFALNVAMVQQPEWFGLADAAAGVKASFVSVALWWMLFALPFVLWVKEKRNTRKIGTVTLTVLGYRRLMRTFHKIKHLRGLFLFLVAYWFYIDGVDTIIRMAVDYGMAIGFEAGDLIKALLLVQFVGFPATILVAKLAQMWDTKKAIYLTLGFYVLIAILAAFMHDVSSFYLLAAMIALVQGGIQAMSRSYYSKMIPAEYAAEFFGFYNFLGKFATVLGPLLIGAVALATESSRAGIASVAVFFVIGALLLYMVDEKAVAEEVRGAMR, translated from the coding sequence ATGACGCACGAATCAAAGCGAATCTACGGCTGGGCGCTGTATGACTGGGCCAATTCCGCCTATGCCACCACGGTGATGGCCGGGTTCTTCCCGCTCTTTTTCAAAGCCTTCTACAGTGCCGATACCGATGCGACGCTCTCGACGGCCCAGCTCGGGGTTGCTAACGCGGTTTCGAGCATTATCGTCGTACTGCTGGCACCGCTGCTCGGGGCCATCGCCGACGCCGGCGGCATCCGCAAGCGTTTCTTGCTGCTTTTTGCGTTCCTGGGCATCCTGATGAGCGCCGCGCTCGCCCTGGTCGGGAAGGGGCAGTGGGAGCTAGCCGCATTCATCTATGTTCTGGGGAACATCGGTTTTATGGGCTCGAACATTTTTTATGACGCCTTTCTCCCCTCGGTCACCTCGGAGGAGCGTTTCGACAAGGTCTCCGGGCTGGGGTATGCGCTGGGGTATCTCGGCGGCGGGATCCTTTTTGCGCTGAATGTGGCGATGGTGCAGCAGCCCGAGTGGTTCGGGCTTGCCGATGCGGCGGCAGGCGTGAAAGCCTCTTTTGTCTCCGTTGCGCTCTGGTGGATGCTCTTCGCACTGCCCTTCGTCCTCTGGGTCAAGGAGAAGCGCAATACCCGCAAAATCGGCACGGTGACCCTCACGGTGCTCGGGTACCGGCGCCTGATGCGTACGTTTCACAAGATCAAGCATCTCAGGGGACTTTTCCTGTTCCTCGTCGCTTACTGGTTCTACATCGACGGAGTCGACACGATCATCCGGATGGCCGTCGATTACGGCATGGCCATTGGTTTCGAAGCCGGGGACCTGATCAAAGCCCTGCTGCTGGTGCAGTTCGTTGGGTTCCCGGCGACGATCCTCGTTGCAAAGCTGGCGCAGATGTGGGATACGAAAAAGGCGATCTACCTTACCCTCGGCTTTTATGTCCTGATCGCCATACTGGCAGCCTTCATGCACGACGTCAGCTCCTTCTACCTGCTCGCGGCGATGATCGCGCTGGTACAAGGCGGTATCCAGGCGATGAGCCGTTCGTACTACTCGAAAATGATCCCGGCGGAGTATGCGGCGGAGTTCTTCGGCTTTTACAATTTTCTCGGCAAGTTCGCCACGGTTTTGGGGCCGCTGCTCATCGGTGCGGTCGCTCTGGCGACGGAGAGCTCCCGGGCGGGGATCGCTTCGGTCGCGGTCTTTTTCGTGATCGGCGCGCTTCTGCTCTATATGGTCGATGAAAAAGCGGTGGCGGAGGAGGTCAGGGGCGCGATGCGCTAA
- the mutY gene encoding A/G-specific adenine glycosylase: MNVDLHTQLLQWYEDHGRHTLPWRNTDDPYRIWVSEIMLQQTQVKTVLERFYFPFLERFPTLPSLACAPLDDVLKQWEGLGYYTRAKNLHKAAQLAAPYLPESVEGLIRLPGVGKSTAHAIAAFAYGAPVPILDANVKRILYRFFGRREADEKTLWQMAEKLFDPEHPFEFNQAMMDIGATLCLPKTTACDACPFESACKGAAGDPLRYPAPKKRKSVPVRERHIVVYRHNGRYGLKQREGRFLHGLWGFHEQTAPPGQGKTLQSIVQVYSHFRLEAQVWLCEAYREELTYFQREEIDTLALSGADHKVLKQLSASRP, from the coding sequence ATGAATGTAGATCTGCACACCCAACTGCTGCAGTGGTATGAAGACCACGGCCGCCATACCCTTCCGTGGCGCAATACCGACGACCCCTACCGTATCTGGGTCAGCGAGATCATGCTGCAGCAGACCCAGGTCAAGACGGTGCTGGAACGTTTCTATTTCCCCTTTCTCGAGCGTTTTCCGACGCTCCCCTCCCTCGCGTGCGCACCGCTTGATGACGTTTTGAAGCAGTGGGAGGGGCTGGGCTACTACACCCGCGCAAAGAACCTGCACAAAGCGGCACAGCTCGCCGCGCCCTATCTGCCCGAGAGTGTCGAGGGGCTGATCCGTCTGCCCGGGGTCGGCAAAAGCACAGCCCACGCCATTGCCGCGTTTGCCTACGGCGCGCCTGTACCCATCCTCGATGCCAACGTCAAGCGTATCCTCTACCGTTTCTTCGGCCGCAGGGAGGCCGATGAGAAAACCCTCTGGCAAATGGCCGAAAAGCTCTTCGACCCCGAACACCCCTTCGAATTCAACCAGGCGATGATGGATATCGGCGCGACGCTCTGCCTCCCAAAGACGACAGCGTGCGACGCCTGCCCCTTCGAAAGCGCCTGCAAAGGCGCCGCGGGCGACCCGCTGCGCTACCCCGCTCCGAAAAAGCGCAAAAGCGTCCCGGTGCGCGAACGGCACATTGTCGTCTACAGGCACAACGGGCGCTACGGGTTAAAACAGCGTGAAGGGAGGTTCCTGCACGGGCTGTGGGGGTTTCATGAACAGACAGCGCCGCCCGGGCAGGGGAAAACGCTCCAAAGCATCGTGCAGGTCTATTCGCACTTCCGGCTCGAAGCGCAGGTCTGGCTCTGTGAAGCGTACCGTGAAGAGCTCACCTATTTCCAAAGAGAAGAGATTGACACCCTGGCCCTGAGCGGGGCAGACCACAAGGTGCTGAAGCAGCTTAGCGCATCGCGCCCCTGA